A region from the bacterium genome encodes:
- a CDS encoding DUF523 domain-containing protein → MIEEFVGVSACLVGENCRYDGRNSLNKKVVNFISKKNLIIFCPEILGGLPVLREPAEIKYGNGKDVLNKKCRVINKKGEDVTEYYVKGAEITFRILKMYNVNFVILKQLSPACGKGKIYDGSFSKKIIEGNGVTAQFLLDNRIGVITEEEL, encoded by the coding sequence ATGATAGAGGAATTTGTTGGGGTAAGTGCCTGTCTTGTTGGTGAGAATTGTAGATATGATGGAAGAAATTCTCTTAATAAGAAAGTTGTTAATTTTATCAGTAAGAAAAATTTAATTATTTTTTGTCCAGAAATTCTTGGTGGATTGCCTGTTTTGAGAGAACCAGCAGAAATAAAATACGGAAATGGAAAAGATGTTTTGAATAAAAAGTGTAGAGTTATTAATAAAAAAGGTGAGGATGTTACAGAATATTATGTAAAAGGGGCAGAAATTACTTTTAGAATTTTAAAAATGTATAATGTGAACTTTGTAATTTTAAAACAATTAAGTCCTGCATGTGGAAAAGGGAAAATTTATGATGGTAGTTTTAGTAAAAAAATAATTGAAGGAAATGGTGTTACAGCACAGTTTTTGTTAGACAATAGAATTGGAGTAATAACAGAGGAAGAACTATGA